In Bythopirellula goksoeyrii, a single window of DNA contains:
- a CDS encoding efflux RND transporter permease subunit, producing MSNIDAAYQGSLDRVRPVLMTATIDALGFIPMTVSITSSTEVQRPLATVVIGGVVTSIFADFARPAGHLQLV from the coding sequence ATGAGCAATATCGACGCGGCATACCAGGGATCGCTAGATCGTGTGCGCCCGGTGCTAATGACCGCGACTATCGACGCTTTGGGCTTCATCCCGATGACCGTTTCGATCACTTCCAGCACGGAAGTTCAAAGACCCCTGGCCACGGTGGTAATCGGTGGCGTGGTCACGTCTATTTTTGCTGACTTTGCTCGTCCTGCCGGCCATTTACAGCTGGTTTGA
- a CDS encoding TolC family protein, with product MTQINKQYVWLLALLAGCVSAPGSSPAVNAVSTNSTDHDSIQQVDYTEIDSKVSQPESLLADEYSELIPTPPIDLSQSDGLTVDAIEQLALANNPSVGQASAKVRALRGKYVQVGLPPNPTVGYAASEVGQDGLSGQQGAYAGQEFITAGKLDKNRAIVAAEIDKAEHVLRTTQRRVLTDVRSSYYRALVAQQRIETANTLLEATGEAVKASQSLLDAEEIPLAGLLQTEVEQQNAQIIHRMAENELIGAWQQLSAVVGDLDLPPQKLVGDPKTLPNELDWDETLARITTLSPEMAAAMAELSRSRRALTRARVEPIPDVNTQFTVQYDNSTDYTIAGIQATIPLPIWNKNQGGIRQAQAEISVASQNIDRVALDLKNRLATTFREYSNARTQADTYANEILPRAVKTFDLVQRGYSLGELGYLDLLTAQKTYMQTNLAYLDSLNALWQSWTEIDGLLLTKSLSTPTD from the coding sequence ATGACCCAAATCAATAAACAATACGTTTGGTTGCTGGCATTGCTTGCAGGGTGCGTATCTGCACCCGGTAGTTCTCCAGCAGTAAATGCAGTATCTACCAATAGCACTGATCACGATTCCATTCAGCAGGTGGACTACACAGAGATAGACTCTAAAGTCAGTCAACCCGAGTCGCTGCTTGCCGATGAGTACTCTGAGTTGATACCAACTCCCCCGATTGATCTTTCTCAGAGTGATGGCTTGACCGTTGATGCAATCGAGCAGCTAGCACTGGCAAACAATCCCTCCGTGGGACAAGCCTCGGCCAAGGTCCGTGCCTTACGAGGCAAGTATGTGCAAGTGGGGCTGCCACCTAACCCTACGGTTGGCTATGCCGCTAGCGAAGTCGGCCAAGATGGCCTGTCTGGCCAACAGGGCGCCTATGCCGGCCAAGAGTTCATTACCGCCGGCAAGCTCGACAAGAATCGCGCGATTGTCGCTGCCGAAATCGACAAGGCCGAGCATGTACTTCGCACCACACAACGTCGCGTCCTCACCGATGTCCGCAGCAGCTACTATCGAGCCCTCGTGGCACAGCAGCGCATCGAGACTGCAAATACGCTCCTAGAGGCAACAGGCGAAGCGGTCAAAGCATCGCAGAGCCTTTTGGACGCCGAAGAGATCCCGCTCGCGGGGCTTCTGCAAACAGAAGTCGAACAGCAAAACGCCCAGATCATCCACCGCATGGCCGAGAACGAACTCATCGGCGCCTGGCAACAACTCTCCGCAGTAGTAGGTGACTTGGACCTGCCCCCCCAAAAGTTAGTTGGCGATCCGAAAACCTTGCCGAACGAACTTGATTGGGACGAAACCCTCGCGCGCATCACCACTTTGAGCCCCGAGATGGCAGCCGCGATGGCGGAACTCTCGCGTTCCCGCCGGGCTCTAACACGGGCTCGCGTCGAACCGATTCCCGATGTCAACACCCAATTTACTGTCCAATACGACAATAGCACCGACTACACGATCGCCGGTATCCAAGCTACGATCCCTTTGCCAATCTGGAATAAGAACCAGGGTGGCATCCGTCAGGCCCAAGCAGAAATATCCGTCGCCTCGCAAAACATTGACCGTGTCGCACTCGACTTGAAAAACCGCTTGGCTACCACCTTCCGTGAATACTCCAATGCCAGAACCCAAGCGGATACCTACGCCAACGAGATTCTGCCGCGTGCAGTAAAAACATTCGATCTTGTACAACGCGGCTATTCGCTGGGTGAGTTAGGTTATTTGGACCTGCTCACCGCCCAAAAGACCTACATGCAAACGAATCTCGCTTACCTCGACTCGCTCAATGCCTTGTGGCAAAGCTGGACAGAAATTGATGGTTTACTTTTGACAAAAAGCCTGTCTACACCAACAGATTAA
- a CDS encoding ABC transporter permease, translating to MHKFIPYVLKSLWRHRARTLLTVSGTAVALLVFCFIGAVQQGLLALTAGDDAGRTLIVFQENRFCPQSSRLPQDYERTITKMSGVQDVVAIKVFTNNCRASLDSIVFQGMPPEKMKAWRDFDLQSGDFSSFAAQDDAALVGADVATRRGLSVGDKFTIGDVSVVIRGVFQSTSAAENNLIFTQLEFLQRARGANEVGTVTQLEVHLNDSADPEKIAKQIDAEFKSGPVATTTRTKGMFQADTLADLAELIGFVHWLGYACVGLVLSLVATTTVMAVQDRIKEHAVLQTLGLRPLRVFGLVLTESLLLSTLGGILGVVGSTLLLSSSGMSVAAEGVTIAFEPSLVLAIQGVLVAIVVGILAGIAPGWQASRTEIVSALRHA from the coding sequence ATGCATAAATTCATCCCTTACGTCCTCAAAAGCCTCTGGCGACATCGCGCCCGCACGCTGCTCACGGTGAGTGGCACGGCGGTCGCACTGCTGGTGTTCTGTTTTATCGGTGCCGTGCAGCAAGGCTTGCTCGCGCTCACCGCTGGTGACGACGCCGGTCGTACACTCATTGTATTTCAGGAAAACCGCTTCTGCCCGCAAAGTAGTCGATTGCCGCAAGATTATGAACGTACCATCACTAAAATGTCGGGAGTTCAGGATGTCGTAGCAATCAAAGTTTTTACCAACAACTGCCGCGCGAGTCTCGATTCAATCGTCTTTCAGGGAATGCCCCCCGAGAAAATGAAAGCGTGGCGCGACTTCGATCTGCAATCCGGTGATTTTTCCTCGTTTGCTGCGCAAGATGATGCGGCGCTAGTCGGTGCGGACGTGGCCACGAGGCGGGGCTTGAGTGTCGGAGATAAATTCACCATCGGCGACGTGTCGGTCGTTATTCGCGGTGTCTTTCAATCAACGTCCGCCGCTGAAAACAATCTAATTTTCACGCAACTTGAATTCCTGCAGCGTGCTCGTGGAGCAAACGAGGTTGGCACTGTGACGCAATTAGAAGTCCACCTCAACGATTCAGCCGATCCTGAGAAGATTGCCAAACAAATCGACGCCGAGTTTAAGTCCGGCCCCGTGGCCACCACCACCCGCACCAAAGGGATGTTCCAGGCCGACACCCTCGCTGACCTGGCAGAACTCATCGGCTTTGTCCATTGGCTCGGCTACGCCTGTGTGGGCCTGGTGCTGTCGCTCGTGGCGACCACCACTGTGATGGCCGTCCAAGATCGCATCAAAGAACACGCCGTTCTGCAAACCTTGGGACTGCGACCGCTTCGCGTCTTTGGGCTGGTACTCACCGAGAGTTTGCTGCTGAGCACATTAGGAGGCATCCTGGGCGTCGTGGGGAGCACATTACTGTTGTCGTCGTCAGGGATGTCTGTCGCTGCCGAAGGGGTGACGATCGCGTTTGAACCATCACTCGTACTTGCCATCCAAGGGGTCTTGGTGGCCATCGTCGTCGGTATCCTGGCTGGCATCGCCCCCGGCTGGCAGGCATCGAGGACGGAAATAGTATCCGCCTTACGGCACGCCTAG
- a CDS encoding ABC transporter ATP-binding protein, which yields MSLVTVTNVTKEYANGEEVIRPLDGVSLSVNEGDFVSLMGASGSGKSTLLNLIAGIDVATSGEIVIADTDITKLSRGKLADWRARHIGYIFQTHNLIPVLTAYENVELPLLLLPMSAAERRKRVEIALEAVDLTSRATHYPRQMSGGQEQRVGIARAIVANPTVVVADEPTGSLDDETTEQILLLLERVNDELGMTLLMVTHDADAGSRARRQIRLERGRLIENGKETQTAQLRTA from the coding sequence ATGTCATTAGTCACAGTAACCAATGTCACCAAAGAATACGCCAACGGCGAAGAAGTAATCCGCCCACTAGATGGAGTCAGCCTTTCAGTTAATGAGGGGGATTTCGTGTCGCTGATGGGTGCCAGTGGCTCTGGAAAGAGTACGCTGTTGAATCTGATCGCCGGGATCGACGTGGCAACTTCTGGTGAGATCGTCATTGCCGATACCGACATCACGAAGCTCTCACGCGGCAAGCTGGCCGATTGGCGGGCCCGCCATATCGGTTACATCTTTCAAACACATAATTTGATTCCTGTCCTTACGGCTTATGAAAACGTGGAGTTGCCACTATTGCTGCTCCCCATGTCGGCAGCCGAACGCCGTAAACGGGTCGAGATCGCCCTCGAAGCGGTCGATCTCACCTCGCGAGCCACGCACTACCCCCGCCAAATGTCAGGTGGTCAAGAGCAACGGGTTGGTATCGCACGGGCCATCGTTGCCAATCCGACCGTGGTGGTCGCCGATGAACCAACCGGCAGCTTAGACGACGAAACGACTGAACAAATCTTGCTGCTACTGGAGCGAGTGAACGATGAACTCGGCATGACTCTGCTGATGGTAACCCATGACGCAGACGCTGGGTCACGGGCTCGCCGCCAAATTCGCCTTGAACGTGGCCGACTGATTGAAAACGGTAAAGAAACACAAACTGCTCAACTAAGGACGGCTTAG
- a CDS encoding efflux RND transporter periplasmic adaptor subunit, whose translation MTNTATQLDLSQLAVNRDQPAKSPVKFKRSWLTRYMLPGGILVGFVGLFAWATRDSFLPAQSITITPVVVSRAEIKQEGTPLFQAAGWIEPRPTPVVASSLAAGVIQEMLVIEGQHVDKGEPVAKLIDIDAKLALAEAQAQHTLQEAEVRRAEAALVAAKTNFAKPLSLRAALADAETLLSKTELALGNLPYALEAAKTRQHLAEENVRRKESAGAAVTGRILREARAELATATNTFNELVAREPMLRSQFRSLSQKRDALAENLKLLTEETRALAEAEANLAVANARADQTRLRVEIAELQLERMIVRSPIDGCVLSLDARPGQWLTGVGSSTSQGSSAVVGLYDPKYLQVRVDVRLEDVPQVQIGQPAQIETAAVASLIEGEVISVTTFADIQKNTLQVKVAVKTPPAVIKPEMLGKVTFLAPPSPIVEQEPGESPLKLFVPQSLVTTGEGGSNVWVADLTAGTAKRKAVEVGRGATDDGLVEITSGLQPTDKLIVAGRESVVEGTRVRVTSEDRTLSSGSWNTRGGQPAARTAQAPQTGS comes from the coding sequence ATGACAAATACCGCAACTCAACTTGACCTTAGTCAACTGGCCGTCAATCGTGACCAGCCGGCGAAGTCGCCCGTCAAGTTCAAGCGATCTTGGTTGACGCGATATATGCTGCCCGGTGGTATCCTGGTTGGGTTTGTAGGCCTTTTTGCCTGGGCAACTCGCGATAGTTTTCTGCCTGCCCAATCGATCACAATCACCCCGGTGGTCGTGAGTCGAGCAGAAATCAAGCAAGAAGGGACGCCCCTGTTTCAAGCCGCCGGTTGGATCGAACCGCGACCGACCCCTGTCGTCGCATCGTCGCTCGCTGCTGGAGTGATTCAAGAGATGTTGGTCATCGAAGGTCAACATGTCGATAAAGGTGAGCCGGTCGCCAAATTGATCGACATCGATGCCAAACTTGCGCTCGCGGAGGCCCAAGCTCAACATACATTGCAAGAAGCCGAAGTTCGTCGAGCTGAAGCTGCCCTGGTAGCGGCCAAGACTAATTTTGCCAAGCCACTGAGTCTACGAGCGGCGCTTGCTGATGCCGAAACGTTGCTTTCCAAGACCGAGCTTGCGCTGGGCAACCTTCCCTATGCCCTCGAAGCGGCAAAAACTCGTCAGCACCTTGCCGAAGAAAACGTCCGTCGGAAAGAAAGTGCAGGAGCAGCGGTTACGGGACGAATCCTCCGCGAAGCGCGTGCGGAATTAGCTACTGCGACCAATACCTTCAATGAGCTAGTTGCGCGCGAGCCCATGCTTCGCTCCCAATTCAGATCTTTAAGTCAAAAGCGAGACGCGCTGGCTGAGAATCTCAAACTCTTGACGGAGGAGACGCGTGCGCTGGCGGAAGCCGAGGCCAATCTAGCAGTAGCGAACGCACGAGCCGACCAAACACGGCTCCGCGTTGAAATCGCTGAATTACAACTAGAGAGAATGATCGTCCGCTCACCGATTGACGGCTGTGTGCTGAGCCTCGATGCGCGTCCCGGCCAATGGCTCACAGGTGTTGGCAGTTCGACGAGCCAGGGATCGAGTGCTGTTGTCGGGCTCTACGATCCTAAGTATCTCCAGGTGAGAGTTGATGTGCGATTGGAAGACGTGCCACAAGTGCAAATCGGGCAGCCAGCACAAATAGAAACAGCGGCTGTTGCTTCGCTGATTGAAGGGGAGGTGATTTCCGTCACAACTTTCGCGGATATTCAAAAGAACACGTTACAAGTCAAGGTTGCCGTCAAAACCCCCCCTGCGGTAATCAAGCCGGAAATGCTAGGCAAAGTGACGTTTCTCGCACCCCCGTCGCCTATCGTGGAACAAGAACCAGGTGAGTCGCCACTAAAGCTGTTTGTACCGCAGTCGTTGGTAACGACAGGTGAAGGTGGCTCAAATGTCTGGGTAGCGGACCTTACCGCTGGCACCGCCAAACGTAAAGCCGTGGAAGTGGGTCGGGGTGCCACCGACGACGGCTTAGTTGAAATTACGAGTGGACTTCAGCCCACTGACAAACTAATCGTTGCTGGTCGAGAGTCGGTTGTCGAAGGGACGCGCGTTCGCGTTACCAGCGAGGATCGTACCCTTTCGAGCGGCAGTTGGAACACGCGAGGCGGCCAGCCTGCCGCGCGCACCGCCCAAGCCCCTCAAACAGGTAGCTAG
- a CDS encoding ABC transporter permease: protein MLGQRLLPWDYGVRNLFRRPSRSVLTLGGLTIVVLLVLVVVGFIRGLEKSLAATGNPNVVLIYALSSAADIENSSIPGRTPALLAASVDGVRRQHGVEYVSPELYLGTRITTANMTEPGMGLVRGVTTTAPLVRGQVQIVEGAWPQTGEVMVGRLAHSKLGASKEDLSIGQQVTFDGHTWTISGHFTAAGSAFESEIWAPLAELQTTLKRQDLSLVAVSMDSPERVADVDLFCRERIDLELKAVSESIYYASLQKHYKPVRMLGWVVVALVAGSGIFAGLNTMYGAVVGRVRELATLQALGFRRRAILLTLVQEATLLACAGALFACIVGLWLVDGAAVRFTMGAFMLKVDSVGISVACGVAALLGVVGALPPAVKAMRLPVVEAIKSI from the coding sequence ATGCTTGGTCAACGACTCTTACCATGGGACTACGGAGTGCGGAATTTGTTTCGCCGACCATCCCGGAGTGTGCTGACATTAGGAGGATTGACGATTGTCGTTCTCTTGGTGCTGGTCGTCGTGGGATTCATTCGGGGACTCGAAAAGTCACTCGCTGCCACCGGTAATCCGAACGTGGTTCTGATCTATGCTTTGTCGTCTGCGGCGGATATTGAAAATTCATCAATCCCCGGGCGAACTCCGGCCTTGTTGGCGGCGAGTGTCGATGGAGTCCGGCGCCAACATGGCGTTGAATATGTTTCACCCGAGCTTTATCTCGGGACCCGCATCACGACGGCCAACATGACCGAGCCAGGCATGGGGTTGGTACGTGGTGTGACGACGACTGCACCCTTGGTACGTGGACAAGTGCAGATTGTCGAGGGTGCCTGGCCGCAAACAGGCGAAGTCATGGTCGGACGGCTAGCACATTCAAAATTGGGAGCAAGTAAAGAAGACCTCTCGATCGGTCAACAAGTGACATTCGACGGTCATACGTGGACGATCAGTGGCCACTTTACTGCTGCTGGTTCGGCATTCGAATCAGAAATTTGGGCACCCTTGGCCGAACTGCAAACAACCCTCAAGCGACAAGATCTTAGCCTGGTAGCAGTTAGCATGGATTCGCCTGAACGTGTCGCCGATGTCGACCTGTTCTGTCGCGAAAGGATCGATCTGGAACTCAAGGCCGTGTCAGAATCCATTTACTACGCCAGCCTACAAAAACATTATAAGCCCGTGCGGATGTTGGGTTGGGTGGTAGTGGCTTTGGTGGCTGGGTCAGGAATTTTTGCGGGACTCAACACGATGTATGGAGCCGTCGTCGGTCGAGTGCGTGAACTGGCCACACTCCAGGCTCTCGGATTTCGACGCCGCGCGATCCTGCTGACTCTTGTACAAGAGGCGACACTGTTGGCTTGTGCGGGGGCATTATTTGCCTGCATTGTTGGGCTCTGGTTGGTCGACGGTGCGGCGGTTCGCTTCACCATGGGAGCATTCATGCTCAAGGTCGACAGTGTTGGCATTTCCGTGGCCTGTGGTGTTGCTGCGTTGTTGGGAGTTGTGGGAGCACTTCCTCCGGCAGTCAAGGCTATGCGGCTACCGGTCGTGGAAGCAATCAAGTCAATCTAA
- a CDS encoding heavy-metal-associated domain-containing protein encodes MRQIKTYLLCISLAVLMGSSHALATVPQGSYQVQIVAADMCCKGCVQKVAGQLYAAPGVTGVKANLKDRTVVVTVSQQKGATLEQLWQAVAAGKGGPTKLTTAGATFTLTPPESLEKSQLPSASTSYVVVENLNHEGRAQKIANQLYATQGVEKVNAGAQQNTLVVTSQQEISPWVLIGAVTGVQERPMAIVGSYGRFDIEWSAPNTSRTNQQAHQPNNQGIQR; translated from the coding sequence ATGCGCCAAATTAAAACCTACTTGCTATGTATTTCTCTGGCAGTTCTCATGGGGAGCAGCCATGCCTTAGCAACGGTCCCTCAAGGCAGTTATCAAGTGCAAATCGTGGCAGCCGACATGTGCTGCAAAGGCTGCGTACAGAAAGTCGCTGGCCAGCTTTATGCTGCCCCAGGTGTGACGGGCGTCAAAGCCAATCTCAAAGACAGAACGGTCGTAGTCACGGTCTCTCAGCAAAAGGGGGCAACGCTGGAACAACTTTGGCAGGCTGTCGCTGCCGGTAAGGGTGGCCCTACTAAACTGACAACTGCCGGAGCAACCTTTACGCTGACTCCCCCTGAATCGCTCGAAAAGAGCCAATTGCCGTCTGCTTCGACAAGTTACGTTGTGGTTGAGAATCTTAACCACGAGGGTCGTGCCCAGAAAATTGCCAACCAACTCTACGCTACCCAAGGCGTGGAAAAGGTGAACGCCGGTGCCCAGCAGAACACTTTAGTGGTTACCAGCCAGCAGGAAATCTCACCTTGGGTATTGATCGGGGCAGTCACAGGTGTCCAAGAGCGTCCTATGGCAATCGTGGGATCCTATGGCCGATTTGATATCGAGTGGTCAGCCCCCAACACCTCCCGAACCAACCAACAAGCTCACCAACCAAATAACCAAGGAATTCAAAGATGA